One Bdellovibrio bacteriovorus str. Tiberius DNA segment encodes these proteins:
- a CDS encoding DNA alkylation repair protein: MPQKKTAENESAFKNWINEALVRRIAEHLQYHHADFDSKSFQKLARELSALEMKPRVQLIRGRLQSHLPKDYTKALNILLKAVSKPKPGVEPLSGFDLWAFTEFVQVYGLEHFDESMKGLHALTQKFTAEWAVRPFLIHRQEETLKQLMAWTQDESHHVRRWVSEGSRPRLPWGELLREFIKDPAPTLKLLEELKYDEELYVRKSVANHLNDITKTHPDVVIKTLKRWQKEAPKEHKAKIDWITRHALRTQVKAGNPEALKLLGYHTEATVKLHDLALKPKTVKTGGHLEMSFGLSSPKDATVVVDYAIHYKKANGTNSAKVFKLANKELKAKERMEFTKKHSFRPVTTRVLYPGSHVVEIFVNGKSLRKATFLLKD, encoded by the coding sequence ATGCCGCAGAAAAAAACCGCTGAAAACGAATCGGCTTTCAAAAACTGGATTAACGAGGCGCTCGTACGCCGCATAGCTGAGCACCTGCAATATCACCACGCTGATTTTGACAGCAAAAGTTTTCAAAAGCTTGCCCGCGAGCTTTCCGCACTTGAGATGAAACCCCGCGTGCAGCTGATCCGCGGTCGCTTGCAATCACACCTTCCAAAAGACTACACCAAGGCTTTAAACATTCTGCTGAAAGCTGTCAGCAAACCCAAACCCGGCGTTGAACCTCTGTCCGGTTTTGACCTGTGGGCGTTCACTGAATTTGTGCAAGTGTATGGACTGGAACATTTTGATGAATCCATGAAGGGCCTGCACGCACTGACACAAAAATTCACTGCTGAATGGGCCGTGCGTCCGTTCCTGATCCACCGTCAGGAAGAAACTCTGAAACAACTGATGGCTTGGACTCAGGACGAAAGCCACCACGTGCGCCGTTGGGTTTCGGAAGGTTCGCGTCCCCGCCTGCCGTGGGGCGAGCTGCTGCGTGAATTCATCAAAGACCCGGCACCGACTTTGAAGCTTTTGGAAGAGCTTAAATACGACGAAGAACTTTACGTACGCAAGTCCGTTGCCAATCACCTGAATGACATCACCAAAACCCATCCGGATGTGGTGATCAAAACCCTGAAGCGCTGGCAGAAGGAAGCTCCGAAAGAACATAAAGCCAAGATCGACTGGATCACCCGTCACGCCTTAAGAACTCAGGTGAAGGCTGGCAATCCTGAAGCTTTGAAGCTTTTGGGATATCACACTGAGGCCACGGTGAAGCTGCATGATCTGGCATTAAAACCTAAAACCGTCAAAACCGGCGGTCATCTTGAAATGTCCTTTGGCCTTTCAAGCCCCAAGGACGCCACGGTTGTGGTGGACTATGCGATTCATTATAAAAAGGCCAATGGCACGAATTCAGCCAAAGTTTTTAAGCTTGCCAACAAAGAGCTGAAAGCAAAAGAGCGGATGGAATTCACCAAAAAGCATTCCTTCCGCCCGGTGACAACACGAGTGCTTTATCCGGGCTCTCATGTCGTAGAAATTTTCGTAAATGGAAAGAGCCTGAGAAAGGCCACTTTCCTTTTGAAGGACTAA
- the orn gene encoding oligoribonuclease has protein sequence MNKLFWIDMEMTGLDVEKEVIIEVAAIVTDLNFKELETFETVVKQPQKYLDSMDAWNTEHHRKSGLTAKVPNGMDADQVEAKLVDMVKKHFPDPKDKPVLAGNSIMQDRLFINKYMPEFAGRLHYRMVDVSSWKVIINNKFKYVYQKANKHRALEDIRESIQELRHYTDKMHFTK, from the coding sequence ATGAACAAGCTCTTTTGGATCGACATGGAGATGACCGGTCTTGATGTCGAGAAGGAAGTGATCATCGAAGTGGCGGCCATCGTCACGGATCTGAACTTCAAAGAACTGGAAACATTTGAAACCGTAGTGAAACAGCCCCAGAAGTATCTGGACAGCATGGACGCCTGGAACACGGAACATCACAGAAAATCCGGCCTGACCGCTAAGGTGCCTAACGGAATGGACGCTGATCAGGTTGAAGCCAAGCTTGTGGACATGGTTAAAAAGCATTTCCCGGATCCCAAGGACAAACCTGTTCTTGCGGGGAATTCAATCATGCAAGACCGTCTTTTCATCAACAAGTACATGCCGGAATTTGCCGGAAGACTTCACTATCGCATGGTGGATGTGTCTTCATGGAAAGTGATCATCAATAACAAATTCAAATACGTTTATCAGAAGGCTAACAAACACCGCGCCCTGGAAGACATCCGCGAAAGCATCCAGGAACTGCGCCACTATACCGATAAAATGCACTTCACCAAGTAG
- a CDS encoding response regulator, giving the protein MINTVSASSKGRLLIIDDEFELLEVLAAILEDSTSEIHRANNGIEGIDLLKTQQFDAVLSDEKMPKKSGLEVLKWMRENGLQIPFIIHTGYGQKDMVLEAQRLGVYAFIDKPWDENSLISTVERALKTGMEQKKA; this is encoded by the coding sequence ATGATTAACACAGTTTCCGCATCCTCTAAGGGTCGCCTGCTTATTATCGATGACGAATTTGAACTGCTTGAAGTCCTGGCGGCCATCCTTGAAGACAGCACCTCTGAAATCCACCGCGCCAACAACGGGATTGAAGGCATTGATCTGCTGAAAACCCAGCAATTTGACGCTGTCCTTTCTGACGAAAAGATGCCAAAAAAATCAGGCTTGGAAGTTTTAAAGTGGATGCGTGAAAACGGCCTGCAGATCCCGTTCATCATTCACACTGGTTATGGCCAGAAGGACATGGTGCTGGAAGCTCAAAGATTGGGCGTGTATGCCTTTATTGACAAGCCGTGGGATGAAAACTCGCTGATTTCCACCGTGGAACGCGCCCTAAAAACTGGGATGGAGCAAAAGAAGGCCTAA
- a CDS encoding heavy-metal-associated domain-containing protein, with protein sequence MKKLLAVTALLLCQTALAETITYEVEGMHCTSCARSIKAQVCKMDGLEKCDVTVGKVIVSPKAGSTISQDQIQAAISKAGEYKIINSSKSK encoded by the coding sequence ATGAAGAAACTTTTGGCTGTGACCGCCCTGCTACTGTGCCAAACCGCCCTGGCGGAAACAATCACCTACGAAGTGGAAGGCATGCACTGCACCTCCTGCGCCCGCTCCATCAAGGCTCAGGTATGCAAAATGGATGGCCTGGAAAAATGCGATGTTACTGTCGGCAAAGTGATTGTCTCACCTAAAGCCGGTTCAACGATTTCTCAAGATCAGATTCAAGCGGCGATTTCAAAAGCCGGTGAATACAAGATCATCAACTCTTCAAAGTCCAAGTAA
- a CDS encoding substrate-binding periplasmic protein, with the protein MPVIGISFDLPGQKRRVKSLLLIFFVLTISLCAQAEDKMIIRASIPAGLAPPLLIEKGDKKEGLIVDYTNALAEILGRKAQFSVVTRYRLLGYLLKGQMDILCYTSPLWDSSQDKMDFSKTLFIKREIVIGQAPMPKTVEGLKGKTLGTMLQYVYPTLDPYFSTGKINREDNVSEEANLKKLLHGRIQYVVTDQIFLDYFRLKNPDITKNRQTIFLKDYPIICSTSRLGRVTKKDLDNAITKLKSSGKLELLFKKYGSTMINGE; encoded by the coding sequence ATGCCAGTTATTGGAATTTCATTCGATCTTCCGGGGCAAAAGCGGCGAGTGAAGTCGCTTCTTCTTATCTTCTTCGTGTTAACCATCAGCCTATGCGCTCAGGCTGAAGATAAAATGATCATTCGAGCCTCCATTCCTGCCGGATTGGCCCCACCTTTGCTGATTGAAAAGGGCGATAAAAAAGAGGGTCTCATTGTGGACTATACCAACGCCCTCGCTGAAATCCTGGGTCGTAAAGCTCAGTTTAGCGTCGTCACCCGCTATCGTCTGCTTGGATACTTGTTAAAAGGGCAAATGGATATCCTCTGCTACACGTCCCCCTTGTGGGACAGTAGTCAGGACAAAATGGATTTTTCAAAAACGCTTTTTATAAAACGGGAGATAGTCATTGGTCAGGCCCCCATGCCCAAGACGGTCGAAGGCCTCAAGGGAAAAACTCTGGGAACTATGCTTCAATATGTCTACCCAACTCTGGATCCTTATTTTTCCACCGGAAAGATAAATCGCGAGGACAACGTCAGCGAGGAAGCCAATTTAAAAAAGCTTCTTCATGGAAGAATTCAATACGTCGTCACCGATCAGATCTTTCTGGATTATTTTCGCTTGAAAAACCCGGACATCACAAAAAATCGGCAGACTATTTTTCTTAAAGACTATCCGATCATATGTTCAACCAGTCGCTTGGGACGAGTCACTAAAAAGGACCTGGACAATGCGATCACAAAGCTAAAGTCTTCAGGGAAGCTTGAACTGCTGTTTAAGAAATATGGCAGCACCATGATTAATGGTGAATAA